A window of Neorhizobium galegae bv. orientalis str. HAMBI 540 genomic DNA:
GGCTGGTGTCGGGATCATGCGGCACATGGACGAAGAGAATGCCGGAGATCAGCAGGATGCGCATCAAATTGATACGGGAGGATATGTTTGGATCGACAGTCAAACGAGTCACCCTTTTTGGGCAGTGCCTCCCGTCACCACCGTTTCAATCAGAGCAGACTTGAGCCCGCAGTCACGCAAAAAGGATCGTGCCGAGTTTGGCACAAAATGTGGCGGCGCAGCAAAAAAGCAACCCGCGCGGAAATACTGAGGCTCGAAGAGGCTCCCGTCCCGACGTCCGATACGGCTTCGAGGACTTATGATTTTCAAGGGTTCAGGGCCCACTTTGGGGCTCGGAATGCTGCACCGCAGCAGCAGAAAAAAATCTTTTTGCAATAGGCCGAAACGGCTAGCCCTTTCGTATCCATGTACCTCCTCGCCCTGAAACGGACGTGGAATGTGGCGTAATCTAGGCAAATCTGGGACACAATCGGGCAAAGCCGGCCCTGGCTGCTTCGCCGGGATCCGCGGCGGCGGACGACGTCCTGAATTTTCTGCAACCAGGCCCTCAGTTAGCAAAAAGGCGCCAATTGATGGGTTCTCCCCCGGCCGCACCGCCGCTTGCCGCCTCCAGATAAGGCTTCGTTAACTGCACTGCGAGGATGCGCAGGACGACCGGCAGATCATCGCCGAAAACAGCACCGGGTGGTGCCTCGAGGGACCGATCCGAGATCCTCTAAGGCTCGCGGTCTTGCCAGATTGGAGCCCGTGACAAATTTCAGCCCGAATGTAACGGTCTTTGATAACGCGCTCGGCCGAGGCCAGTGTGATCGTCTTGGCGGGAGCCATATGGTCAAATCCTGTTACGGGAGGTCATTCGATACGGCAGCGCACTGCCGTCAACCCGGAGCCCGACAAACGTCAGAGGCTTGTAATTCTTTGAAAAGGCAGGGGCAAAAACATGGCGACGTTCACGGTTGTTATCCCATTTTTCCAAAAGGAAGCCGGCATTCTTCGCCGCGCGCTGAAATCGATTTTCGATCAGAGCTATCAGGACTTCGATATCGTCATTGTCGACGACGAGTCGCCCCTTTCCGCAGATATGGAGCTTCAAGACATTGAAGATGCTTGGAGATCCCGCATCCGCGTAATCCGCCAGCAGAACGGCGGGCCAGGTGCCGCACGCAATACCGGCCTCGACAACGTCCCGGCTTCGACCCGTTTCGCGGCACTTCTCGATTCGGACGACGTCTGGCTGCCGGATCATCTGAAAAATGCTTTCGAGAGCATGACCCGCTTCGATGCCGAGTGCTATTGGGCCTCGATGCAGGCGAGCGACGAGTTCTATTACCACTTCGGCATGGCCGAGCTCGAACAGGCGGAGGGCGGCACGCGGCTTTCCGAAAACCCGCTCCTGATCGAAATGCCGGATCTCGCGAGTGTCATGCTGAAGAACTGGAGTTTCCTGCATCTCTCCTGCATGGTCATCGCCCGGCCGGTCTTCGAAACGGTTCGTTTCGAGCCCTCCCTGCGGTTGGCGGCTGAAGACGTGTTATTCTTCGTCGATTGCATCCTGAAATCGAAGCGAACCCTGCTTTGCGACGAAGAGGGTGCGGCCCGCGGCATGGGCCTCAATATCTTCCACAGCATCGACAATCGTTCTCCGCAGTTCCTGCGACAGCAGTTCAACACCTGGGTGGCGCTCGATACGCTGGAGGAGCGCTTCCGCTCCCGCCCCAGCGACGTCGCCTCGATCGCATCCTACAAGAACACCGCCCGCCGGCAGGCGCTCTGGAGCCAGGCCGGACGAGTCAAACGCCGCGAGGCGCCAGACCTTGGCCTGCTCGCCCGCTGGGTCATGCGCGATCCCGCGCTGATCCGAGCGGCATTCGAACTCGGAGCCGGGAAACTCGGCCGCAGCGCACGCTAAATGCTTGCGTTTCCTTTCAAATTCATCATCCCACGGAGGCCCGCATGAAAGCGTACTACTGGGAATCGCATCACGGCAATTTCGGCGACGATCTCAATCTCTGGCTCTGGGATGCGCTGCTACCCGGCTTTCGGGACGTCCATCCTGAAGTCCTGCTAGTCGGCGTCGGCACGGTCCTCAATCCGGTCCTGCTGCCTGTCGGCCAGAAGAAGCTGGTGATCGGCAGCGGCTATGGTTATGGCACGCCGCCTGATGTCACGGACGCGGCGGAATGGGATGTGCGGGCGGTTCGCGGTCCGCTGACGGCCGCCAAACTCGGCATTTCGACCGACAAGGCGATCACCGACCCGGCGGTCATGATCGCCGACATGCCGGAATTCCAGAACCTGCCGAAAATCCACAAGAAGACCTTCATTCCCCATTGGGAGTCGGCCGAATTCGGCATGTGGAACGCCGTCTGCGAGCCCGTCGGCCTCACCTATCTCGATCCGCGCGGCGAAGCGAAGTCGGTCATCCGCCATATAGCCCAGTCGGAGCTGATCATCGCCGAATCCATGCATGGTGCGATCCTGGCGGATGCCTTCCGGGTGCCGTGGGTGGCCGTCAGCAGCTCCCGTTCCATCAACAATTTCAAATGGAATGACTGGGCCAAATCCGTTGGGACAACATACGAACCTCGCTACGTGCCGGTCTCCACCCGAGCCGAAGCTGTAGCCAAACGCTCGCGTTTCTGGGGCATCAACTTCGACCGTCAGGAGCCGGCACGTCCGGCCGCACAAGACACCCATGGCGGCGAAGTCATGACCCACACGCCGCCGTCACAAAGCGGCCTTCGCGGCATGGCGAAACAGTTCCTCGCAGCCCCATCCGTGCTGGCGCTCTGGCAGGCAAGCCGCGCCGAGCCGCGGCTCAGCCCGGTCGAGGTTCTGGAGGAGCGCAAGGAGAAATTCCGGACGATGCTGGAAGGAATCCGCCGCGATTATTTCTGAGCGGCGGGTATGCCGGGCAGAAGATAGCGCATGCCGACCGGCTGTGCCTGCGGCTTGGACGACCTGGCGCGCAGGAGATCGAGCTTGTCGAGGAATATGCCGGTCGCCACGGCCGGCAGGACCTGCGGGTGGGAGAGCAAGCGCCGGATGGCGGCGCCATTCCCCGCCTGCGACTTGATGTCGAGGAAGGCACGCAACTCGTAGCGGTCGCGCGTATGGTCGCGATGCCGGACGATCACTGCCCTTTCCTCTTCGCTAAGCGCCGGATCTGCAAGGAGCGCGTCGTCCGCCTCGTAGAATTTGCGCAGGTCGTCGGTGCGATGCCGGCCGCTCAGCGAATCCTGGCGCACGATGGCGCCGTAGCCGCAATGCTCGATCACCTTGTAGCGCGCGCCCTTGGCGAGCGCCCGGGCGTAGAAATCGTAATCCTCGCCGAAACGCATGTTTTCGTCGTAGCGAAGACCATGGGCGTCGAGAAACGCTCGGCTCATCACCGGCTTCATGAAACCGGTCTCGCCGCGCTTGACCCCGCGCTTGGAAATATTGCCTTCCACGAATTCAGTAAGCGACATGCTCCGCGCCCGCGTCTCGAACCTTTCCGGGCGAATGAATTCGCTCGGTTCGTAGATGAAGGCGATATTGTCGGCAATCAGGTCCCAGCCATCCTCCGCCAGCATCGGCGCAAACCGGCCCGGAAAAAAGAAGTCGTCGGCATCGAGAATACCAATCAGCGGCGCCGTCGATATGGCAATGGCATGATTGCGGGCAGCAGAGGGGCCGCGATTCTGATCGAACGAGACAACCGTCAGCCGTCCTGACCTATCATCCGATCTGCGCGCGACGTCCGCGGTCTTATCGGTGGAGCCGTCGTCGACCACCACGACCTCGCTGACATGCGCCTCGTTCAAGGCGGATTGAATCGCGATTCCAATGGTTTCAGCGGCGTTTTTGGCCGCGATGATGACGCAGATCGTCTGGGAAGCGTGTTCAACCATAGCCCTCTCCATGTTGCATCCGTCCGCAACTATGGGCTCAGGAAAATGGCCCTCGTATGAAACTGGCGGAAAAAAGCGTCAGAGCGGTCATGTATCGCTGGCCGGAAGGTTCGGGGCGGCATCGGCACGCAATCCGTCGCGCCGGCTGCCATCCTTGGAGCTTTTGGTAGCCGCGGCAGCATCCGAAGTCGCGCCCGCCTCCCGTATCTGCTTTTCACGGCGAACGAGGTAAAGGACAGCGGCGAAATATCCCGCCTGGATCAGGACTGCACAGATCAGCGTCTGTATAACTGCGGTATAGAACGACCCGGTGATAAGATACGCAGCCACCGCGAACACGATCAGAGTCACTGTCATGCTGATAAAGACGCGTGGCGCGTACATGATCGTTCCTCCCGAACGTGGCTGTTCAGTTCGTGGTTTTTCAGGCTCCTCTCCCGATAAGACAACCATATGAGTCTGCAGGAGAGGATTCAAGTTTTCCGATCTCGATAATGCCAGACTATTGGTGAAACTTTCGTAAGGTCCATGAGGTTCCGAACAAATACTGCAGGCAGCGAGCCCATCTCTATCACAGCGCCACAAGCACTGCGCCTCGCTTTTGCCACATTTCCGCCCGGATTCGCCCCGGTTGGAACGAACTCGCCAGCCGCACCTCTCAATTCCCCTCAAACCCCATCAACTTTTGTTACAAAGCTAACTCGAAACCGACAGGCGTTGTTGCGTTGCAGCATTGTATTGCGGCGCAGCAGGAGTGGGCCTTTGGTCCCAGACGCAAGCTACTTTGGTCCCCATCCTCAAGAAGCTGAGCGATCTATGACTAGGCGACCAACAGGAGAGAATGCCGGGATAAGTTTGAACCAAGTCGGGAATATTAGCTACTCGACCGCTTTTACACGCAGAGTACAGTATTGACTGCGTTTCCGGCGTATATCTCCCAAGTTGTTCCCGCCCAATCGCGGGTTGGAAATCGGCCCCAGACCCCGGCGGGATGCGGTTGGCGGAAAAGTTTGATCTTCATCAAATTGCGAACACAGACTTATTATCACATTAACGCTCAATGACGCGCCGTAATGGCACCGACTATCGCAAAACATAAGTGGAGTTCACTCTATGAAGTCAGCGACACGTTCGGCAGGTTCGCCGTTCTCAACGTCAGACCAAGCCCGCATGACTCTCCCAACTGGGGGCTTGGCAAAACGAAGTTTCGATATCACCGCCGCCGCCTTGGCCCTCATCCTGTTCAGTCCCATCTTCCTGATGATCGCGGCGTTGGTAAAGTTCTCCGACAATGGCCCCATTTTTTATGGGCATCGCCGGATCGGCCACAACGGTCGTACCTTCAAATGCCTCAAGTTCCGCACGATGGCCGTGAATGGCGATGAAGTCCTGCGAAACTACCTGAAAGCCAATCCGCAAGCGGCGGAGGAATGGCGAGCGACGCGCAAACTCAAGTTCGATCCTCGGGTGACGGTCGTCGGCACCGTGCTGCGCAAGCTCAGCCTCGACGAGCTTCCGCAGCTTCTCAACATCCTGCGTGGCGAAATGAGCGTTGTCGGTCCCCGCCCCGTGGTCGACGAGGAACTGAACCTCTATGACAGCTTTGCGGCCTTCTACCTGAGCACGCGCCCGGGCCTCACCGGTCTGTGGCAGATCAGCGGTCGCAATGACGTTTCCTATGATACCCGTATCGCGTTCGACACCCAATACGTCCAGAACTGGTCGCTGATCGGCGACGTCGCAATCATTGTGAAAACGATCCCCGCCGTCTGCATGGCGCGCGGCAGTTACTGACAGTCCATCCCCTCTGCTGAGGCGTCGGACCCCACTTGACGGGATCGGCAAATCTGGCGGGCTTCGAGCGCGGACTGGTTCCGCGCCTTTTGAAGGAAAAATCCATGCAGACACAAACTGCCTCCGCGAGAGGCCTGCGTGCGTTATGTTTTCTGGCCGGTGCGATCACAGTCGCTCTGGCCGGCAGCGCGACTGCGGAAGAGACCGGTTATCGCCTCGGCGTGATGGATAAGCTTCGCGTCCGCGTCGCCGAGTGGCAGCCGGCCGACGGCACGATCCGCAACTGGGATGCGGTGAGCGGCGACTATACCATCGGGCCGACCGGATCGCTCTCGCTCCCCTTCATCGGCGACCTCCCGGCAGCCGGCAAGACGGCGGGCGAGGTCGCAAAAACCATCGGCGAGGAATTGCGCGGCAAATTCGCGTTGCGCAACCTGCCATCGGCTTCCGTGGAAATTGCCCAGTTCCGGCCGGTTTTCCTGGCCGGCGACGTGCATACGCCGGGCGAATATCCCTATACCCCCAACCTGACCGTGCTGAAGGCCATCAGCCTTGCCGGCGGTCTTCTCCGGTCTGATTCGGGCCAGCGTTTCGCCCGCGATTTCATCAATGCCCGCGGCGACGCCTCGGTCTACGATTCCCAACGCGGCCGGCTTCTCGCTCGCCGCGCCCGGCTGCTGGCGGAAGTCGCCGGTGCTACCGAAATGAAAGTCCCGCCGGAACTCAAGGACGTCGGCAATGCCGAAAAGCTGATCGCCAGCGAAGTCTCGCTGATGAAATCGCGGCGAGAACGCTACGAGCTTCAGTTGAAGGCTCTCACCGACCTGCGGACGCTGCTCGAAAACGAGGTCCAATCTCTCAGCCAGAAGACCGATACCCAGAAGCGGCAGCTGCAGCTCGTCAGCGAGGACCGGGAAAAAATGGCGAAGCTGACCGAACAGGGACTGGCGACCTCCAGCCGCCGCATCACCGCCGAGGAAAGGGCCGCGACCATCGAAGCGAACCTCCTTGATATCGACACGTCAATACTTCGCGCCAAGCAGGATATCAACAAGGCGAACCAGGACGAGATCAACCTGCGCAACGACTGGGAAGCCCAGCGCGCCCAGGAGCTGCAGAACACCGAGGCCGAACTCGAAAAGCTCGGATTGCAGCTCGGAACCAGCCGCGAGCTAATGTCGGAAGCCGTGGCTCAATCGGCCGAGGCGCTGAAATTCGACCCTTCGGGCAAGTCCGCCACCATCAAATACACCGTGGTGCGGGACGAGGGCCAGGGGCCGAAAGAGGTCGCCGTCGGCGAAAACGACAAGCTTCTGCCCGGCGACGTCATCAAGGTCGCCGCCGAGCTCCTGATGCAATGAGGATCGCATGAGGATTGCGAAATCTGCGCTGATCGACCCGGCTCGCAATGAAGTCTACGGCGTGGCTGCGGTCGCGCTGTCCTTCTTCGTGTTCGCCTATTCGAGCCGGTTCGGGCAGATTTCGATCCTCGCCTATTATGGCCTCTGGTTCCTGCTGGTAGTTGCCGACTATCGGCAGGCTCTCGGCAATTATCTGAAATATCTTTGGATATTCGGATTTGCGCTGTTCTGCTTCGTCTCCGCCTTCTGGTCGCCCGCCTTCGGCATCTCGCTGCGAACCGCGATACAATACCTGACGCATGTCGTCTGTGCGCTGATCGCCATGCGCACGATCAGTGTGCTGACATTGACCCGCGGTGCGATCCTGGGCACGGCGATCGTGCTCGTCTTCTCCATGCTGTTCGGAACCTACCTCTACGACGCCATCGACGGCAGTTATAGTTTCGTCGGAGCCTTCTCCTCGAAGAACCAGCTCGGTTTCTACGCCTCGCTCGGTCTTTTCTTCGCCGCGTCCTATCTGCTCATCTGGCGGCAGAAAGGTCTCTGGTTGATGGCGTCGGGCGGCGTCGGCCTCCTGAGCGCCTATTGCCTTCTCGCCTCGCAATCGGCGACCTCTGCCATTACGACCGCCGGCGTCCTGGCGCTCTGCGCCGGTTATATGCCGGTCGCACAGCTTTCGCCGAATCACCGCAAGCTGCTGGTCGCCGGGCTGGTGGTGATCGGCGTGGTCGCGATCATCGGAGCGCTGCAGATGGGCGCTGTCGATGCCGTTCTCGGCATCTTCGGCAAGGATTCGACGCTGACGGGACGGACCTACCTCTGGCAGCAGGGAATCGAGGCGATCCGTGATAACCCGGTTCTCGGCACCGGTTATCAGGGTTATTGGGTTCCCGGCTTCGCCGATGCCGAGAGGCTATGGGACGATTTCTTCATCACGGCCCGCAGCGGCTTCCATTTCCACAACACGTTCATCGAGGTCACCGTCGAGACCGGCCTGATCGGGCTCGCCCTATTGTGCATGATCATGCTGATAAACGTCTTCGGCCATCTGAGCGCGATGCTGAGCCGCAATCGCGATCCCGCGTCGA
This region includes:
- a CDS encoding sugar transferase encodes the protein MKSATRSAGSPFSTSDQARMTLPTGGLAKRSFDITAAALALILFSPIFLMIAALVKFSDNGPIFYGHRRIGHNGRTFKCLKFRTMAVNGDEVLRNYLKANPQAAEEWRATRKLKFDPRVTVVGTVLRKLSLDELPQLLNILRGEMSVVGPRPVVDEELNLYDSFAAFYLSTRPGLTGLWQISGRNDVSYDTRIAFDTQYVQNWSLIGDVAIIVKTIPAVCMARGSY
- a CDS encoding polysaccharide biosynthesis/export family protein, translated to MQTQTASARGLRALCFLAGAITVALAGSATAEETGYRLGVMDKLRVRVAEWQPADGTIRNWDAVSGDYTIGPTGSLSLPFIGDLPAAGKTAGEVAKTIGEELRGKFALRNLPSASVEIAQFRPVFLAGDVHTPGEYPYTPNLTVLKAISLAGGLLRSDSGQRFARDFINARGDASVYDSQRGRLLARRARLLAEVAGATEMKVPPELKDVGNAEKLIASEVSLMKSRRERYELQLKALTDLRTLLENEVQSLSQKTDTQKRQLQLVSEDREKMAKLTEQGLATSSRRITAEERAATIEANLLDIDTSILRAKQDINKANQDEINLRNDWEAQRAQELQNTEAELEKLGLQLGTSRELMSEAVAQSAEALKFDPSGKSATIKYTVVRDEGQGPKEVAVGENDKLLPGDVIKVAAELLMQ
- a CDS encoding glycosyltransferase family 2 protein; its protein translation is MVEHASQTICVIIAAKNAAETIGIAIQSALNEAHVSEVVVVDDGSTDKTADVARRSDDRSGRLTVVSFDQNRGPSAARNHAIAISTAPLIGILDADDFFFPGRFAPMLAEDGWDLIADNIAFIYEPSEFIRPERFETRARSMSLTEFVEGNISKRGVKRGETGFMKPVMSRAFLDAHGLRYDENMRFGEDYDFYARALAKGARYKVIEHCGYGAIVRQDSLSGRHRTDDLRKFYEADDALLADPALSEEERAVIVRHRDHTRDRYELRAFLDIKSQAGNGAAIRRLLSHPQVLPAVATGIFLDKLDLLRARSSKPQAQPVGMRYLLPGIPAAQK
- a CDS encoding glycosyltransferase family 2 protein; protein product: MATFTVVIPFFQKEAGILRRALKSIFDQSYQDFDIVIVDDESPLSADMELQDIEDAWRSRIRVIRQQNGGPGAARNTGLDNVPASTRFAALLDSDDVWLPDHLKNAFESMTRFDAECYWASMQASDEFYYHFGMAELEQAEGGTRLSENPLLIEMPDLASVMLKNWSFLHLSCMVIARPVFETVRFEPSLRLAAEDVLFFVDCILKSKRTLLCDEEGAARGMGLNIFHSIDNRSPQFLRQQFNTWVALDTLEERFRSRPSDVASIASYKNTARRQALWSQAGRVKRREAPDLGLLARWVMRDPALIRAAFELGAGKLGRSAR
- a CDS encoding O-antigen ligase family protein — protein: MRIAKSALIDPARNEVYGVAAVALSFFVFAYSSRFGQISILAYYGLWFLLVVADYRQALGNYLKYLWIFGFALFCFVSAFWSPAFGISLRTAIQYLTHVVCALIAMRTISVLTLTRGAILGTAIVLVFSMLFGTYLYDAIDGSYSFVGAFSSKNQLGFYASLGLFFAASYLLIWRQKGLWLMASGGVGLLSAYCLLASQSATSAITTAGVLALCAGYMPVAQLSPNHRKLLVAGLVVIGVVAIIGALQMGAVDAVLGIFGKDSTLTGRTYLWQQGIEAIRDNPVLGTGYQGYWVPGFADAERLWDDFFITARSGFHFHNTFIEVTVETGLIGLALLCMIMLINVFGHLSAMLSRNRDPASTLLCALSVLLLIRAFVEVDVLFPYQIGSFLMFYAAGRLTLRQKSTAFTSHPVGGRGTIAA
- a CDS encoding polysaccharide pyruvyl transferase family protein codes for the protein MKAYYWESHHGNFGDDLNLWLWDALLPGFRDVHPEVLLVGVGTVLNPVLLPVGQKKLVIGSGYGYGTPPDVTDAAEWDVRAVRGPLTAAKLGISTDKAITDPAVMIADMPEFQNLPKIHKKTFIPHWESAEFGMWNAVCEPVGLTYLDPRGEAKSVIRHIAQSELIIAESMHGAILADAFRVPWVAVSSSRSINNFKWNDWAKSVGTTYEPRYVPVSTRAEAVAKRSRFWGINFDRQEPARPAAQDTHGGEVMTHTPPSQSGLRGMAKQFLAAPSVLALWQASRAEPRLSPVEVLEERKEKFRTMLEGIRRDYF
- a CDS encoding exopolysaccharide production repressor protein: MYAPRVFISMTVTLIVFAVAAYLITGSFYTAVIQTLICAVLIQAGYFAAVLYLVRREKQIREAGATSDAAAATKSSKDGSRRDGLRADAAPNLPASDT